In the genome of Segatella copri, one region contains:
- a CDS encoding IS1182 family transposase: MAYKKGQDRRQRVLFPDCIDEYVEADAPVRLFDAFVDNLKMDELGFVRSTPAETGTPGYDPRDLLKLYIYGYFYQVRSSRKLARECKCNVEVMWLLNKLTPDFRTISDFRKDNKKAITKVFKEFNKFCMGLKLFSKSYISIDGSKFKAVNAKDNNLTLSKLDDRIKRLDEHISIYMEELEAYDHEEGRRLSKDELQRKLDVCKERKERYEGYRDTLEKSGESQISLTDPDSRLMKANEGFCVGYNVQTAVDAESHMIAGFLVTNSPTDHGQLTSVASEVKADYGVDVLESTADKGYECPEDHADALANGIVPNVIQRDGSCTEQVQFDYNEATITDEQKSSTNPEDLKACLEAAVIPEAYKDFLTDAQIVEVKEYTSDVAESAVLKMTPGQMRAKALEGYFVRDAERNLVYCPQGEILRQKSIKRNGMIRYCNKLACKKCKCKCTIQKFKEADFNKDTLIKATEAKRKQLKEENKDKPKPPRMKIVKKVVRYVLHLDQNKMDNRKCLSEHPFGTMKRALGQYYFLLKGKLKVTAEMGLFCLSYNLRRAISLKGVPALIASLG, translated from the coding sequence ATGGCATATAAAAAAGGACAAGATAGACGACAGAGGGTTCTTTTCCCTGATTGCATTGACGAGTATGTAGAGGCTGACGCCCCTGTTCGCTTGTTTGATGCTTTTGTCGATAATCTCAAAATGGATGAACTGGGATTCGTCCGCAGTACTCCTGCAGAGACAGGTACTCCTGGATATGATCCTCGCGATCTCCTCAAACTCTATATTTATGGTTACTTCTATCAGGTACGTTCCTCTCGCAAACTTGCTCGTGAGTGCAAGTGTAACGTAGAGGTAATGTGGCTGCTCAACAAGCTGACTCCTGACTTTCGTACAATCTCCGATTTCCGCAAGGACAACAAGAAGGCTATTACTAAAGTTTTTAAAGAGTTCAACAAGTTTTGTATGGGACTGAAGCTCTTTTCCAAGTCGTACATCTCTATTGATGGAAGCAAGTTTAAGGCTGTAAATGCTAAAGACAACAACCTTACTCTAAGCAAACTCGATGACCGAATCAAGCGTCTTGATGAACATATTTCAATCTATATGGAAGAACTTGAAGCATACGATCATGAGGAAGGACGCAGGCTCTCTAAAGATGAGTTGCAACGTAAGCTTGATGTTTGCAAGGAGCGCAAGGAACGCTATGAGGGATACCGTGATACACTTGAGAAAAGTGGTGAAAGCCAGATTTCCTTAACCGATCCTGATTCCCGACTAATGAAAGCCAACGAAGGCTTTTGTGTCGGTTATAATGTGCAAACTGCAGTTGATGCGGAGAGCCATATGATAGCAGGCTTCCTGGTAACCAACAGTCCAACAGACCATGGTCAGCTTACAAGCGTAGCATCTGAGGTGAAAGCCGATTATGGTGTTGACGTTCTTGAATCAACTGCAGACAAGGGGTACGAGTGTCCCGAGGATCATGCAGATGCATTGGCTAATGGTATCGTACCAAATGTCATCCAACGTGATGGCAGCTGCACGGAGCAGGTTCAGTTTGACTATAACGAAGCTACCATAACTGACGAACAAAAGTCAAGTACTAATCCAGAAGATTTGAAGGCATGTCTTGAAGCAGCAGTCATACCGGAAGCCTACAAGGATTTTTTAACCGATGCACAGATTGTAGAGGTCAAGGAGTACACTTCTGATGTAGCAGAGTCTGCTGTACTGAAGATGACTCCCGGGCAGATGCGTGCCAAGGCTCTTGAAGGATACTTCGTGAGGGATGCCGAACGCAATCTTGTCTATTGTCCGCAAGGAGAAATCCTGAGGCAAAAGTCTATCAAAAGAAACGGTATGATCCGCTATTGCAACAAGCTTGCATGTAAAAAATGCAAGTGCAAGTGTACCATCCAGAAGTTCAAGGAGGCAGACTTCAACAAAGACACCTTGATAAAGGCAACCGAAGCAAAACGCAAGCAACTCAAAGAAGAGAATAAGGACAAGCCAAAACCTCCAAGAATGAAGATCGTGAAGAAGGTTGTCCGTTACGTTTTACATCTAGATCAGAACAAGATGGACAATCGCAAATGCCTCTCCGAGCATCCTTTTGGAACCATGAAGCGAGCACTTGGGCAATACTACTTTTTACTGAAAGGCAAACTGAAAGTAACTGCTGAGATGGGTCTCTTTTGCCTATCTTATAACCTTCGTCGTGCCATATCTCTCAAAGGTGTACCTGCTTTGATTGCTTCTCTTGGATAA